In Zingiber officinale cultivar Zhangliang chromosome 9B, Zo_v1.1, whole genome shotgun sequence, the genomic window GAGCGAATACGATGATAAAAAACATCGCCATCAATGTCTGGAATTAAATTTTGTCATCTAGATATCAATTGATGATGTCCCTTCTTCTGCAGCGTCACCCTGCGACGCAGCATCTCCATGGTCTTGGCTAGGAATGCTTGAGGGAGCCTTTGCTATCCGTTTTCTTCAGCGCCGGCGTACGGCAAAGCCAGCACAACGGCCGACCTGGTGGATCCTTCTCCTGGTTTGGGATCCTCTGATGCTTGCAGAGAAGAGCCTCTTTGCCCGAAGAGCTGCACTAGCATGGCAACCCGCCGGAGCGGAGACTGATCGTAATTTAGCAGAGAAGGCCTCTGCTGCCGGAGGAAGAAGATTGAATAATGCAGAATCAAGGCTGAGAGAGAAGTGGTTCCGGTGATGAGGAACAACCCCGAGAAGATGCGGAACGTGAGCCTGCTTGATTCTGTGTCAGTATCGTTGTCGGCGCAAACCGTGGGGTACAAGTTCTTCTCCAGCTTGTCCATCAGGGTGTTGTTCTGCATCACCTTCAGAATAGCCCTTGACACCTCGCCGACGAACGGTGAGCCTTTTGGAAACGCCTGTCGATATTTTTAGGCCATTATGAAATGAGAAGGTGAATCCAAACATCGAATTATATAGCTAGCTGGAATAAATGGTGAATTGTGCTTACAAATCCAAATCCACTGCTCTTGTAAATCGGCCCGACCATTTTGAAGTTTTTGTGGCAGTATCTGGCCATGAAGACCTTGAGGTAAGGCACCTCGTCGACAATGGCCGCCACGCTCCCGTTGATCAGCGCCTGGTGGTACTCCTCCGCCGACTCGTAGGGAACGATCTTCGATTCGTTGAATTTTAAACTCTGCAGCAGCCCCTGGACGAAGGAGTCCTTTTGGTACCCCACTGCGCTGCCGTCCTTCAACAGCTGGGCGACGTCTTCAACTGTCGGCGTCAGCTGCTCCACCGTGAGCATGGAGGTCAGCCTCGCGGTGTAGTTGGCCTGCAGAATGAGCACGACGAAGAACCAGAAGACGGCGACGAGGCGGCCGGAGTTGGTGGCGAGCCGCTCCCGGTGCGCGAACACGAGGGTGGAGAAGGAGAAGTAGAGCACGGGGCCGACGCCGACTCCGTGGAAGTCGTCGTTGTGGCGGTGCTCCAGGAGCCAGATGGTGGCGCctgtgaagatgaagaaggcgGCGCTGGCGAGCCAGAGGCTGAGGGAGAGCGGCTTCAAGAAGGTCCACGCGCCTTTGCGGCGGGCGTCGCGGGTCGGCACCACCATCGCCAGGCCGGACTCCGTGAACGGCTGCGTGAAGTCAAAGTAATGCGTCCGGTTCTCTCGTATCGTCAGGTCGCCGACAACCGCATCCAATCTCTGCGATCGATATTCTAATTATCCGAACACAcatccaaattttttttaaaaaattacagaaTTAATCGAAAGATTACAACTGACCTGATGAGAGAGCTGGTAAACCATATCATCGTAAGTTCCATTGCTGTCCCCTTGCTCATTGCTAAACCTCTTGTAACTGAAGTTCACAGAGAGCTCTTTCATCGCCGCTTCAAATAGCTCAATGCAGTAGCCCTTTCGCCCAGAGCTTTCATTAATTTCTACAAATTGTTCGAAGCCAGGCTTCACCGGAATTCCCACCACCATTTCGATCGGCCACTCCCATCCCTTCGGCTTTCTCCGGCCGCCGCCGGGCCATTCGACGCCATCACCGTCGGTTACATTCACATTACTTAAGGAAATGCCCTTAGTGGGCGACCATAGCCCAATCCTTCTCTTCCCACCATCCACCACATTAACAATCTCATAACTTCCCGATTCCAACACTTGCCCGTCCAGCCGGAATCTGCCACCCACGCCGGCGAAGCTACTGCTCAGTAACAAATCTCTCAGCTCCGGGCCTACCAGGGACGCTCCAACTCTTCCTAAGTCGGTGGAATTGGTGGAACCGGACGCCATGAACGAAGAATTCAGAGCTCCTCGGGCGTCCTCTGCCGCAATGGCTAAAGCCCAAACTGTGTCGTACGCCCACAAACCGAACATTGTAACGTTGAACTTAAACTGACGATCTTCCTTCCATCTCCGATTCAATCGATGTAGTCTCTCGTTTTCTCTCACCGAGGGGGTCAACCCAATCACTCCTTGCATCAAATCCAAGGCCGAAGAGCCCATGAGATCGACCATATCGGTTAAACTGTAGGTTACGATCCACACGTAGCCATTTTTCATCATGCCTAGAGATTTCGTGAGATTGAAGAAACCAAAGGCCAGAGAATAAGAGTACATGTGTACAATAAAAACTCTGGTTCTGTTTGCTCTGAGCTTGTCGAGTTCGGACGCAATTTGCTTGCCGGTGGCTCGAGGAGCGATCATGCTCCGGCAGCTGACAGGGACGTCGACTTCTTGCAGAGCATCGGTGAGGAAAGGTGCGAACGCGGCACCGTAGTCTGAGTCCTCGAGGACAGTGACTGCTTCTCGCCAGCCGAAAGCGTTGACTAGGGAGGCAACGGCTCTAGCTTGCGAGAACCCGTCCCACGCCGTGTGGAAGAAGTATGGAGAGCTTCGAACTCGTGGCAGCGACGCCGAGAACGAGAGGACCGGGACCCGAGCTCTGCCGCCGAGCTCCGCCACGAACTTGGCCTGGGTTGATGCTTGTGGACCGATCACGGCCTCTACTCCGGCGTTCTGAAGCAGATCGAGTGctgaattcaattcaattcaattcgaCAGAGTTACAATTGATACAAATTGAAAGAATCTTCAAATCACGAACGGACAAGTATCACCTGCTGATGCTGCAGGGATGGCGCCTTCATCACTTGTGTCCCTCCAGTGAAGAGACAACCTGGTGGAGTAGTTTGGATACTCTGTGTAGAAGTCGTTGGCGGCCATGGCGATGCAGGTCCAGCTTACGTTGCCAATCCATGTGGACCTGTCCAAGATGACACCCACCTGCAAGTTCTCATGAGCCGCTGCAGTTGAGGTCGGCAACAAGCCGAAAAGCGGAAGAAGGAAAGGGAGACTGAGGATGCTCCTCATGCTCTCGATCAAACCAGAAACTGCTAATGCCCTCCTCCCTCTTCTATCTGCTATTGTTTGATCTTGTTTCAATAACTGATAATTTTTTGCCGTATCCAAAAAAAAGTAGTTCTTGTGGTTCTAATTTCGATTTCGATGCATGATTTTATTTTCCTGTTAAACATGGGGAAAAAAATCTAATTGGTCAAACCGTGTTGATAAATTCCAAAGGCAAAACAAATTTAGGCTGCTACAGTCGACATCGAGAAGAAATTGCGTAACGGTAATGGTATAATTTTATCAAGAAATTTACTCAAAATATCCCTAGTagaatttatttacttttcaaattttagcaaatatttttaaatttaatgaatTATTTTAGACTATTAAATAGCCTTAGTTAAAATtgaatagttatttatttattaagcgtgatctttatatatatatatttttatgtatatatagaGAGAATTGATCTCACGTGACTGTGCGCGTAGATTAATTaatacttttgtttttttttaatttttatttattttttaaattaaaaaaattaacatttctttatataaatttctaatacattaatatatcccctcaacatattacaatactcaataaatacttaaattaattttattttaattttttttaaaaccaaacactataacctaattgggaaccttgaaccctagaggtaaaatctaaaaaaaaataattttgatactataacccaaagcctgaaccctagaggtaaaatctaaaaaaaaaaaaatagctttgatactataacccaaagcctgaaccctaaatagctttgatactataactcaaaacctaaaccctagaggtaaaatctaaaaaaaatagctttgatactataactcaaagcctgaaccctagaaataaaattttaaaaaaatattttaattattttttttaatttaatttttttttaaaaaaaattaaaactagtgATATCCTGCGTGCGTATAGTCACGTACTGCATGAGCGTACAggatatcaaaattatatatatatatataatgattgaCTTGTTACCTCAAATTGTATATGCAGGGGTaagtcataaaaataaaaataaaaaaaataaaaaaaataaaaaaaaaatatgtttgacaCTTTCCCGTTTAAATGTAAAAATCTCAAATTCGCcagctaatttttattttattttattttatttattttgtttttgtacttttcaagccatataaaaattatattcaatTTTATTGAGTTTGTTAGACTATCAAATCGGTGTGACTAAActgtttgataaatatttttttaattatttgttttggTAAATGTATTTTCTAATATACTCCCTAATGTTtaatatcttttttaaaattccttttaaaattttaaagaatgATATTTAAGTGgccattaaaaataaaatagatatttttattttaaatattaaatattttaatagcaAAATGAAATCTTAATCAGCGTTTTGATATtaataaaacatatttaaaaattatttaaatgttCAAGGTGTTGGCGTCGGAGATGATTAAACTATACATTTtaatatttgaataaaaaataagtTGGATTTTATGTGTGCATTCAGTATGATATCGAGAGTGAATGAGTTTGTCACTCTGAGACTTAGTGCGATGGTAAATAGAATTAGAATTAGTGCGATGGTAAATAGAAGGATGAGTATATCAAGGAAAGAGAGTTTGATTCCAACATAGCGAACCACTACATTAGCCGATGGTAAATAGAATTAGTGCGATGGTAAGTGGATTTCTGAAACTCTTTCTGAAACAAAGAGACACCACATTAGCCGATGGTAAAAGAATTAGTGCGATGGTAAGTGGAAGGACAAGTTTATGAAACTCTCTCTGAAACAATGAGAGTTGGGTAATTTATCAAAGGTGTTGCTTGGAtattatatttatcaaaatataggttGATATTGATCAAAGAGTGTAGTTtaacaaatttaatttttagattaCCCCTTTGACTACCTAGCAACCATATTTTTCAATCATCATTTTTCAAGCATCCAAGGCATAAATcgaattgaaaattaatttgtggTTCTGATGCACGTCATCTCACTGTCTCTCTCCCTCCATCTCTCTGCATGGTGTTATAAACACGAAAGAAATATGAACCCTGCACTTGTCATTACTGCTCGTGTTGGTTGGCGGGATtgcaatagaccagttaggtttTCGGGATATTAGCGTAAGAGTTTCAAGAGGAAACCAAAGGACAACTGCAGTTAAGAATGTCACTcgagaaggacaaacttcttgcaagagggaaattagtagaagaatacatttaaagatttagatATGTATGTATAGATTTATTACTGTAAATTAGGGTAGTGATGGTAAATAAAAATTACAGTATTGTAGCAAAGGATGGTGGAAAAAATTGTTGTTATGGTTtattttggttgtgtggggaataaatattcaacaacacctgCAATATGATGTAATAGAATACTTAATCGATTTAAGTCTTGTTAGTTTCTGAGgttgatagttaagtttggctaaccattttttatttagggtttagggtttagtcagtggtggtcctagtttacaagaaTTGTCTACTTCAATAGGGGTCTGATATcatcgatatcaggcccaacgtgatctTTGGTTAAAAGTTTGATTTTACATCATATAGATCTtttcctcgctcaacccttcGTGGTGGTTTCAATTGAGCAAAATTACAAATTAACGACAGCACTTgattatgtagttgcaaatttactaaattagTTTGGAATTTATTTATCAGAgatgatcatataactgaagaaattctctctgaAATATGGAATACACTTGATACAAATTCTAGCATTTGACATGGAGctaatgtaggagaagtatcccgaacaaatattccatcatcttcacaATATAGTTGTGTgcctaacacaaatagaaatataaGCAGTAATtaacatttgatctaaatgaagaagctagtattcaagaagatgaagttatgaatccttgtacaacacttgatgattactttgagcctacttggagggaggaggaagggtattataactGAATTGGAGAAGAATTGCAATGTGatacagatgtacaagaattcttagctgatgatatgcagattgaacaatatgaaatatctctagagtagtacagtgacttagaggagttcccaatagctgatgatccatatattctaaattctcgattgctccaaaggccaattgaagaggcaacagatgagcatgaattttttgtTGGACAGATTTTTccgtctcgacaagagttcaagaatgcacttgtgaaacatgtcatggttaaacatatgagatataacccagttgacactcggaaaaataaagtaaaaattgTCTACTTTAATCAACTATGTAAATGGAGAGTAGTTGCCTGGGGGATGTAGAGTTCATTattacgaaatatataaaggaacaccaatgtggcatcattagggaaagtgttgatcatcaagcatgctcttcatcctttgtagcttcttttgttgaagagcaatttcttgctaatgaacaatacaagccaagtatgattatagcatatataaaagctaggtttggagtgaccatatcatacaaaaaagcatacatagctcgagagaaagcgatgaagaaaattgttggagattatgaccaagtatatagagatcttccactatatctgcgtgagttaagagtcagaaatcctgaaacctatgtggcactacacaggaatggggataatTAGTTCCAACGTTGTTTTTGGGAttttggagcttgtagaagagtattcaggt contains:
- the LOC122022474 gene encoding glutamate receptor 2.9-like, which produces MRSILSLPFLLPLFGLLPTSTAAAHENLQVGVILDRSTWIGNVSWTCIAMAANDFYTEYPNYSTRLSLHWRDTSDEGAIPAASAALDLLQNAGVEAVIGPQASTQAKFVAELGGRARVPVLSFSASLPRVRSSPYFFHTAWDGFSQARAVASLVNAFGWREAVTVLEDSDYGAAFAPFLTDALQEVDVPVSCRSMIAPRATGKQIASELDKLRANRTRVFIVHMYSYSLAFGFFNLTKSLGMMKNGYVWIVTYSLTDMVDLMGSSALDLMQGVIGLTPSVRENERLHRLNRRWKEDRQFKFNVTMFGLWAYDTVWALAIAAEDARGALNSSFMASGSTNSTDLGRVGASLVGPELRDLLLSSSFAGVGGRFRLDGQVLESGSYEIVNVVDGGKRRIGLWSPTKGISLSNVNVTDGDGVEWPGGGRRKPKGWEWPIEMVVGIPVKPGFEQFVEINESSGRKGYCIELFEAAMKELSVNFSYKRFSNEQGDSNGTYDDMVYQLSHQRLDAVVGDLTIRENRTHYFDFTQPFTESGLAMVVPTRDARRKGAWTFLKPLSLSLWLASAAFFIFTGATIWLLEHRHNDDFHGVGVGPVLYFSFSTLVFAHRERLATNSGRLVAVFWFFVVLILQANYTARLTSMLTVEQLTPTVEDVAQLLKDGSAVGYQKDSFVQGLLQSLKFNESKIVPYESAEEYHQALINGSVAAIVDEVPYLKVFMARYCHKNFKMVGPIYKSSGFGFAFPKGSPFVGEVSRAILKVMQNNTLMDKLEKNLYPTVCADNDTDTESSRLTFRIFSGLFLITGTTSLSALILHYSIFFLRQQRPSLLNYDQSPLRRVAMLVQLFGQRGSSLQASEDPKPGEGSTRSAVVLALPYAGAEENG